The sequence CTCACCAGAACTCAAAAACCTTCCTCGGCTAATTATTTCATCGTTTAAAAGCACTAAAGGAAAAACACTCACATCATTTTCATCATAATACTTCTGAACTTTTCTATTATTCACTAACGATTTCTTATCTTCATCAAGGAAAATAATATGTGTTTCTAAACTTTCACCTTTTATTAAAAAATAGTTTTCTTTAAAGACATTGTTATTTATGCTTTCAAAAATTTCAAAATCAATATTACTACTAAAATTTTCACTTAGAATAAAACATTCTAATTTTATCATTTTCCTATTGTCATCCCACCAGCAGAACAAGACGTTGAACCAGAACCCCATGTAGTAGTATATTGTGCTTGCAATCTATACCCCTGATACCCTCTTTTTCCTGAATAGAAAGAATAAATCCCACCAGAATAACCATAAGTTCCCTTATATGGAGTAACATTTGAAGTAAAAGATTTCACTGATCCAACATTAAGCTTCATGTTAATCTTTGTAAATGGTGCTTGTGTGGCAGTAATTATATACGACGTATACCCCGTTGTATTATCAACTTTCTTTGTACCAGCAGTTAAAGTTATAACGTTCACTGCCCGAGCTTGAACACCGTTCGATTTCGGCGGAGTTTGAATGATCGTTTCCGTATAATATTCATCATTTTCACTAAAACCCTCCGACTCAAAATGTTCGATAGCTTCATCTGATAAAGAATTCAAATCAACAGACTGTACAGACGACAACGGCGCAACCTCATCAGCATTCACCACAGTAGAACCCACAAATAACAACCCTAAACTCAATGCAACGAAAAGAACATATTTTTTCATATAATTCGCCTCCTAATATTTTGTTAATCATATTATAATTTAAAACTCATTAAATGTAAATATTTCAATACAAATAAATATATTATTTTTATTTTTAGATCATTTTATTTATCACCCTTTAAAATTAACATATCACCTTTTATGTTTATACCTTCTAAACTTTGAGAACGTCCATCTTCATATCTAAAATCCCTCATTGCATCCACTTTATATTCCTGAACAGATACACGCACTTCAATATCATCATCTAATGACGATAACAAATTTCTTAGTTGTTCTAGTTTCATTACATTCTCCTTATTTTAAAAATTTATTACATCTCTACCACTAAAACTGAAAAATCAAATCGTACTATCACAATAGACGAAAAAACCAT is a genomic window of Enterococcus haemoperoxidus ATCC BAA-382 containing:
- a CDS encoding arsenic metallochaperone ArsD family protein, whose product is MIKLECFILSENFSSNIDFEIFESINNNVFKENYFLIKGESLETHIIFLDEDKKSLVNNRKVQKYYDENDVSVFPLVLLNDEIISRGRFLSSGELADILDIGLSTQQNPELENE